TCAAGGCGATTCTTTTAAGGAGACCAGCCGCACGGAACTGTCGGCGCGCCTTCACGATGCGCTGGGGGAGTTGACGGCGGAACATCGCGCGGTGATACTTTTACGCGAAGTTGAGGGCTTATCCTACGATGAGATAAGCGAGGTGCTTCAGGTGCCACGTGGCACGGTAATGAGTCGCTTACACTACGCACGCGGCAAGTTGCGTGCGATTTTGAAAGACCTGTCCGGAGAATGAAGCTAGCAATGGCTCAATGCAGTGAAATAAGCCTTCTGTTGGGCCCCTTCGGAGACGGTGAACTCGAATCCGGCGAAATCCGCGAGGTCGCTTTCCATCTGGCCCGATGCGAGAGTTGCGCCGCGGAACTCGCCGACCTGACCTCGCTCGGAAACGAGTTGCGCCTAAACGCCATCGAGCCTGCGCTCGACGGTTTCCAGCGCGCCGTCATGAAGCGGATCGACGAACTGCCCGAACCTTTCACGACTCGGGTCAGCGACTGGTTCGCGGGACTCTCGCGCCGCCTCAGCACAGGGTTCGCGATGGGTGCGGCGATGGCCGCGGTCGCGGCGATTACGACGATCGTCGTGACGCCCTACGCCGAGCGCTTTTCCGTCAAGCATCTGGCGCAACCGATGCGCGAGCTCGCGAGCGTGACGCATCTGCCGCCCGTTTCGGGTCCGCGTGAAGTCGCCTCCGCGATCCCTGCCTCTGCGCTGAAGGTCGCCAGCAACAGCGGGACTGCGCCTGATGTCCGCGAGATTTCAGGCGTGACGCATTTGACTCCCGACCAGGAGCCGGTGGCGCAAGCCTCGGCGATTTCCGACGAAGCGATGGCGATGGCACAGAATTCCGAAGCGGTGATCTCGAAGCTCGAATCCGAGAGCCCCAACGTCGCCGTGTGGAGCGAACCGCAGAACGACACGACCGTCATCTGGCTTCCCGATCAGCAGCAGTAAGCTGGCATGCGGCTTAGCCCCGGAAGT
This portion of the Candidatus Binataceae bacterium genome encodes:
- a CDS encoding zf-HC2 domain-containing protein, yielding MAQCSEISLLLGPFGDGELESGEIREVAFHLARCESCAAELADLTSLGNELRLNAIEPALDGFQRAVMKRIDELPEPFTTRVSDWFAGLSRRLSTGFAMGAAMAAVAAITTIVVTPYAERFSVKHLAQPMRELASVTHLPPVSGPREVASAIPASALKVASNSGTAPDVREISGVTHLTPDQEPVAQASAISDEAMAMAQNSEAVISKLESESPNVAVWSEPQNDTTVIWLPDQQQ